Proteins found in one Alicyclobacillus cycloheptanicus genomic segment:
- a CDS encoding gluconeogenesis factor YvcK family protein, producing MEARRKAKHLQRRPRIVVIGGGTGLSVILRGLKEFQVDLTAIVTVADDGGSSGRLRTDFAMPPPGDIRNCLVALADTEPLLERLLQFRFPSGEGLAGHSFGNLFLAAMTHIMGDFESAIRETSRVLAVRGRVLPAVKEDVRLRAVLASGQVVDGESEIPQAGERIDHVELIPNDVEPLPEALDAIRDADAIIVGPGSLYTSVLPNLLVPGLADAVAGSAAKKIYICNVMTQPGETDAFSASRHVDVIYRHVGRKIFDYILVNASSLPPEALAQYQAQGSYPVLVDVEALHRLGLRVIARDFVHYATYARHDSRLIAEQVISLIGYERQNPAAAKPLP from the coding sequence ATGGAAGCTCGGCGGAAGGCGAAGCATCTGCAGCGGCGGCCGCGCATCGTGGTGATTGGCGGCGGCACGGGGTTGTCTGTGATCTTGCGCGGTCTGAAAGAATTCCAGGTGGATTTGACGGCGATTGTGACGGTCGCGGACGACGGCGGCAGTTCGGGGCGGCTGCGCACCGACTTCGCCATGCCGCCGCCGGGAGACATTCGCAATTGTCTGGTCGCACTGGCGGATACCGAGCCTCTGCTGGAACGTCTGCTGCAGTTTCGGTTTCCGAGCGGGGAAGGCCTCGCGGGACACAGCTTTGGCAATTTGTTTTTGGCGGCGATGACCCACATCATGGGTGACTTTGAGTCTGCCATTCGCGAGACGAGCCGCGTCCTGGCTGTCCGCGGCCGTGTGCTGCCAGCGGTGAAAGAAGATGTTCGGCTGCGCGCCGTGCTGGCGTCCGGCCAGGTGGTGGACGGCGAGTCGGAAATTCCGCAGGCAGGGGAACGCATTGACCACGTGGAATTGATTCCGAACGACGTGGAGCCGCTGCCCGAGGCACTGGATGCGATTCGGGACGCGGATGCGATCATTGTCGGACCCGGCAGCTTGTACACCAGTGTGCTGCCGAATTTGCTCGTGCCTGGCTTGGCTGACGCGGTGGCCGGCAGTGCGGCGAAAAAGATTTACATCTGCAATGTCATGACCCAGCCAGGGGAGACCGATGCCTTCTCCGCTTCCCGTCATGTCGACGTCATTTACCGCCATGTCGGACGGAAAATCTTCGACTACATCCTGGTCAACGCGTCCTCTCTGCCGCCCGAGGCGCTGGCGCAATACCAGGCCCAGGGCTCGTACCCGGTGCTGGTCGACGTGGAGGCGCTGCACCGGTTGGGGCTGCGCGTGATTGCGCGGGATTTCGTCCACTACGCCACGTACGCCCGCCATGACAGCCGGCTGATTGCCGAGCAGGTCATCAGCCTGATTGGCTACGAGCGGCAAAATCCGGCAGCGGCCAAGCCGCTTCCATGA